One Candidatus Thorarchaeota archaeon DNA segment encodes these proteins:
- a CDS encoding DUF362 domain-containing protein — MERKLATLFDVSAAKEVISEDDLVAVKIHFGQPGNHRLIRPQHIRIIVEKVKAAGGKPFVTDTTGIGLNSARGTAEKCLKAAVENGYAPETIGAPLVVADGSKGLLGVKLKAGGLRMKEVEVAQAIVEADVLISLAHAKGHPRTGFAGALKNVGVGCVTKCGRAPLHLAKKPQIDPNKCDDCGKCIAFCPVGAISKLDSKPQINPERCVWGCACWEICPKKAISSWPTIHHETNAELSIRTADAASAVINHLGKDKVMFFNFAYDITPHCDCFPFADTPMVPDIGILA, encoded by the coding sequence TTGGAAAGAAAGCTTGCCACTTTATTTGACGTTTCAGCAGCAAAAGAAGTGATATCTGAAGACGATCTTGTGGCAGTTAAGATTCATTTTGGTCAGCCTGGAAACCACCGTTTGATCCGCCCGCAGCACATCCGAATAATTGTGGAAAAGGTGAAGGCGGCTGGTGGAAAACCTTTTGTGACGGATACGACTGGCATTGGCTTAAATTCGGCTCGCGGAACAGCCGAAAAATGTTTGAAGGCTGCTGTTGAAAACGGTTATGCGCCGGAAACTATTGGTGCACCGCTTGTGGTTGCTGATGGTTCAAAAGGCTTGTTGGGTGTCAAGCTGAAGGCTGGCGGATTAAGGATGAAGGAGGTTGAGGTTGCCCAAGCGATAGTGGAGGCGGATGTGCTGATTTCTCTTGCTCATGCCAAGGGTCATCCTCGAACTGGGTTTGCGGGAGCATTAAAGAATGTTGGCGTTGGTTGCGTAACCAAGTGCGGGCGCGCTCCGCTTCATCTCGCAAAGAAGCCTCAAATAGACCCTAATAAATGTGACGACTGTGGAAAGTGCATTGCTTTTTGTCCTGTCGGAGCAATTAGCAAACTAGACTCGAAACCGCAGATAAATCCTGAAAGATGCGTTTGGGGATGCGCCTGCTGGGAAATTTGCCCCAAAAAAGCCATTTCAAGTTGGCCCACAATACATCACGAAACGAACGCGGAGCTTAGCATACGAACTGCGGATGCGGCTTCAGCCGTGATAAACCACTTGGGCAAAGACAAAGTCATGTTTTTCAACTTTGCATATGACATAACGCCTCACTGCGATTGCTTTCCATTTGCAGACACGCCGATGGTTCCTGACATAGGCATACTCGC